A DNA window from Vigna angularis cultivar LongXiaoDou No.4 chromosome 1, ASM1680809v1, whole genome shotgun sequence contains the following coding sequences:
- the LOC108322849 gene encoding probable hexosyltransferase MUCI70 produces the protein MALYRTSGELLTERRGIIDAVFNSFEKSDHGSRGLRRGRRFGRITKHKLSRWMFLLTALISILLTVYGLKMFFQAKMESKFATIPLILQEERNQQGNIMVSDEAKTPKENIVVSDLGMVPKGKRRKHFPCEVGFLESVESLVEPQSYVNSTWFSLEYVDHEERTSKNHLFEPRFGGQQTLEERENSFYAKNQTLHCGFVKGPPGHPSTGFDINEKDKAYMYKCKVAVSSCIFGSSDFLRRPTSRLISQYSKDNVCFVMFLDDQTLSKLSSEGNSPDETGHIGLWKIVVVKNLPYEDMRRTGKVPKFLSHRLFPNSRYSIWLDSKMRLNSDPMLIIEYFLWRKKAEYAISNHYDRHNVWEEVLQNKRLNKYNHTAIDEQFNFYLSDGLPKVDPSKSNDPLPSYVPEGSFIIRAHTPMSNLFSCLWFNEVDRFTSRDQLSFAYTYLKLRRMNPERPFQLYMFKDCERRALVKLFRHRSLPSLLETA, from the exons ATGGCTCTGTATAGAACCAGTGGTGAATTGTTGACCGAGAGAAGGGGCATTATCGATGCAGTTTTCAATTCTTTTGAAAAAAGCGATCATGGCTCTAGAGGTTTACGTCGAGGTCGAAGATTTGGTCGGATTACCAAACACAAGCTTTCACGCTGGATGTTCCTTTTAACTGCACTCATTTCAATACTTCTAACAGTTTatggtttgaaaatgttttttcaaG CTAAAATGGAATCCAAGTTCGCAACAATACCCCTTATTCTGCAAGAAGAACGTAACCAACAAGGAAATATTATGGTATCGGATGAGGCAAAGACACCTAAAGAAAATATTGTGGTATCTGATCTTGGAATGGTGCCTAAAGGGAAGCGCCGAAAGC ATTTTCCTTGTGAAGTTGGATTTCTGGAATCAGTAGAAAGCCTTGTTGAACCCCAAAGTTATGTCAACTCCACATGGTTTTCTCTAGAGTATGTTGACCACGAAGAAAGAACATCcaaaaatcatttatttgaaCCTCGATTTGGAGGACAACAGACTCTAGAGGAAAGAGAAAATTCATTTTATGCAAAAAATCAGACACTTCATTGTGGTTTTGTCAAAGGGCCACCAGGACATCCAAGCACTGGATTtgatataaatgaaaaagataagGCATACATGTACAAATGTAAGGTTGCAGTTTCTTCATGCATTTTTGGAAGCTCTGATTTCCTCCGAAGGCCTACAAGTAGACTG ATCAGTCAATATTCAAAGGACAATGTTTGTTTTGTTATGTTCTTGGATGATCAAACACTATCCAAACTTTCATCAGAAGGAAACAGTCCCGATGAGACAGGTCACATTGGCTTGTGGAAAATTGTTGTTGTAAAAAACTTACCATATGAAGACATGAGGAGAACTGGCAAGGTGCCAAAATTTTTATCACATCGCCTCTTCCCAAATTCTAG GTATTCAATTTGGCTTGACAGCAAGATGCGACTCAACTCTGACCCTATGCtgattattgaatattttttgtgGCGAAAGAAGGCAGAATATGCCATCTCAAATCACTATGATCGCCACAATGTTTGGGAGGAGGTACTCCAAAATAAGCGCTTAAATAAATACAACCATACAGCAATTGATGAACAGTTTAACTTTTACCTGTCCGATGGCCTCCCCAAGGTTGACCCTTCAAAGTCAAATGATCCTCTTCCGAGTT ATGTTCCCGAGGGTTCCTTCATAATCAGGGCACATACACCTatgtcaaatttattttcatgtcTTTGGTTCAATGAAGTTGATCGATTTACATCTCGTGATCAACTAAGCTTCGCTTATACTTATTTAAAACTCAGGAGAATGAATCCAGAGAGACCATTTCAGCTATATATGTTCAAG GATTGTGAACGCAGAGCATTAGTGAAGCTATTCCGGCACAGGTCACTTCCATCTCTACTAGAGACTGCTTGA
- the LOC108318883 gene encoding cullin-3A-like encodes MSNQKKRNFQIEAFKHRVVMDPKYADKTWKILEHAIHEIYNHNASGLSFEELYRNAYNMVLHKFGEKLYSGLVATMTGHLKDIAQSVEAAQGGSFLEELNRKWNDHNKALQMIRDILMYMDRTYIPSTQKTPVHELGLNLWKENVIYSSQIRTRLLNTLLELVHSERTAEVIDRGIMRNITKMLMDLGPSVYGQEFETHFLQVSAEFYRVESQKFIECCDCGDYLKKAERRLNEEMERVSHYLDSRTEKKITNVVEKEMIENHMLRLIHMENSGLVHMLCDDKYEDLSRMYNLFRRVTDGLSKVREVMTSHMRESGKQLVTDPERLKDPVEYVQRLLDEKDKYDKIINLAFNNDKSFQNALNSSFEYFINLNPRSPEFISLFVDDKLRKGLKGVSEDDVEVTLDKVMMLFRYLQEKDVFEKYYKQHLAKRLLSGKTVSDDAERSLIVKLKTECGYQFTSKLEGMFTDMKTSQDTMQGFYGCHPELSDGPTLTVQVLTTGSWPTQSSVTCNLPAEMSALCEKFRSYYLGTHTGRRLSWQTNMGTADLKATFGKGQKHELNVSTYQMCVLMLFNNADRLSYKEIEQATEIPASDLKRCLQSLALVKGRNVLRKEPMGKEIVEDDAFFVNDKFSSKLYKVKIGTVVAQKESEPEKQETRQRVEEDRKPQIEAAIVRIMKSRKQLDHNNLIAEVTKQLQSRFLANPTEVKKRIESLIERDFLERDGSDRRLYRYLA; translated from the exons ATGAGTAACCAGAAGAAGAGAAATTTCCAGATAGAGGCGTTTAAGCATCGCGTGGTGATGGATCCCAAATACGCCGACAAGACATGGAAGATTCTGGAACATGCGATTCACGAGATTTACAACCACAACGCCAGTGGTCTCAGTTTTGAAGAGCTTTACAG AAATGCGTACAACATGGTGCTTCACAAATTTGGTGAAAAGCTCTATTCAGGGCTGGTTGCAACAATGACTGGACATCTCAAAGATATTGCTCAATCTGTTGAAGCTGCTCAAGGAGGATCTTTTCTGGAAGAGCTGAACAGGAAATGGAATGATCATAATAAAGCATTACAAATGATTAGAGACATACTGATGTACATGGATAGGACTTACATTCCAAGCACCCAGAAGACTCCCGTTCATGAACTTGGGCTGAACCTGTGGAAAGAAAATGTCATTTATTCCAGCCAGATCAGGACTCGGCTATTGAATACACTTCTGGAATTAGTACATAGTGAACGCACTGCTGAAGTTATTGATAGAGGAATTATgagaaatataacaaaaatgttaatGGACTTAGGCCCTTCTGTTTATGGGCAAGAGTTTGAGACTCATTTTCTCCAAGTTTCAGCCGAGTTTTACCGGGTGGAATCCCAAAAATTCATTGAGTGTTGTGATTGTGGTGATTATCTGAAAAAAGCTGAGAGGCGTCTGAATGAGGAAATGGAAAGAGTGAGCCACTACTTGGATTCCAGAACAGAAAAGAAGATTACTAATGTGGTGGAGAAGGAGATGATTGAAAATCACATGCTAAGATTAATCCACATGGAGAATTCTGGCTTAGTGCACATGCTTTGTGATGATAAATACGAAGATTTAAGTAGAATGTATAACTTGTTCCGTCGTGTTACTGATGGTCTTTCAAAAGTAAGAGAGGTGATGACTTCACATATGCGAGAGTCTGGTAAACAGCTTGTTACTGATCCTGAAAGATTGAAGGATCCAGTTGAATATGTGCAAAGGCTCTTAGATGAGAAAGATAAATATGACAAGATTATAAACTTGGCATTTAACAATGACAAGTCTTTCCAGAATGCTTTGAATTCCTCTTTTGAATATTTCATCAACTTGAATCCTCGCTCTCCAGAGTTTATTTCACTATTTGTAGATGATAAACTCCGGAAAGGTCTAAAAGGGGTTAGTGAGGATGATGTAGAAGTTACTCTTGACAAGGTGATGATGCTATTCCGATATCTCCAAGAAAAAGATGTATTTGAGAAGTATTACAAACAGCATTTGGCTAAACGGCTTTTGTCTGGAAAAACAGTCTCTGATGATGCAGAGAGGAGTCTCATAGTTAAGCTCAAGACAGAGTGTGGTTACCAGTTTACATCTAAACTAGAGGGAATGTTTACAGACATGAAAACCTCCCAGGACACGATGCAGGGCTTTTATGGCTGCCACCCTGAGCTAAGTGATGGCCCTACGCTCACTGTTCAGGTTCTTACAACAGGGTCTTGGCCAACTCAGTCTAGTGTCACGTGCAACCTGCCAGCAGAAATGTCTGCTTTGTGTGAGAAGTTTCGGTCATATTACCTTGGTACGCATACTGGCAGGAGATTGTCTTGGCAAACTAATATGGGCACAGCAGACTTAAAAGCAACCTTTGGGAAGGGCCAGAAACATGAGTTAAATGTTTCTACATATCAAATGTGTGTTCTCATGCTTTTCAATAATGCTGATAGACTTAGCTACAAGGAGATTGAGCAAGCAACTGAGATTCCTGCTTCAGATCTTAAGAGATGCCTGCAATCATTGGCTTTAGTCAAGGGAAGAAATGTTCTTAGAAAGGAACCAATGGGTAAAGAAATTGTTGAGGATGATGCTTTCTTTGTTAATGATAAGTTCAGCAGCAAACTGTACAAGGTAAAAATAGGAACTGTAGTTGCACAAAAGGAATCCGAACCGGAGAAACAGGAAACCCGACAAAGAGTGGAGGAAGACCGGAAGCCCCAGATTGAAGCAGCAATAGTGAGGATCATGAAATCGAGGAAGCAACTGGATCATAACAATCTTATAGCCGAGGTCACGAAGCAGTTGCAATCACGTTTCCTGGCAAATCCAACAGAGGTGAAGAAACGGATTGAGTCTCTCATTGAGAGGGACTTTTTGGAGAGGGATGGTAGTGACAGAAGATTGTACCGATATCTTGCCTAG